A single Thermaerobacter sp. FW80 DNA region contains:
- the ftsZ gene encoding cell division protein FtsZ, with translation MLEFDMENQPFAVIKVVGVGGGGNNAVNRMIEAGLRGVEFLAVNTDAQALSTSLASEKIQIGREVTRGLGAGADPEIGKKAAEESREEIKERLKGADMVFITAGMGGGTGTGASPVIAEIATEVGALTVGVVTRPFSFEGRKRAAQAEMGINNLKAKVDTLITIPNDRLLQVVDKKTSILQAFRVADDVLRQGVQGISDLIAVPGLINLDFADVRTIMMNTGSALMGIGVGRGETRAVDAARAAISSPLLEASIEGAKGVLLSITGGTDLGLYEVNEAAEIIAQAADPDANIIFGAVIDESLEDEIRVTVIATGFDPKPAAPPAELDDLPIKPFTGDDLDIPHFLRRRPRSAR, from the coding sequence GTGCTCGAGTTCGACATGGAGAACCAACCCTTTGCCGTGATCAAGGTGGTCGGGGTGGGCGGCGGCGGGAACAACGCCGTCAACCGCATGATCGAGGCGGGGCTGCGGGGCGTGGAATTCCTGGCGGTGAACACCGACGCCCAGGCGCTGTCCACCTCGCTGGCGTCGGAGAAGATCCAGATCGGCCGGGAGGTGACCCGCGGCCTGGGGGCGGGCGCCGACCCGGAGATCGGCAAGAAGGCGGCGGAGGAGAGCCGCGAGGAGATCAAGGAGCGCCTCAAGGGCGCGGACATGGTCTTCATCACCGCCGGCATGGGCGGCGGCACCGGGACCGGTGCCTCGCCGGTCATCGCCGAGATCGCCACCGAGGTCGGGGCGCTCACGGTGGGGGTGGTGACCCGGCCCTTCTCCTTCGAGGGGCGCAAGCGGGCGGCCCAGGCGGAGATGGGCATCAACAACCTCAAGGCCAAGGTGGACACCCTGATCACCATCCCCAACGACCGCCTGCTGCAGGTGGTGGACAAGAAGACCTCGATCCTCCAGGCCTTCCGGGTGGCGGACGACGTGCTCCGGCAGGGCGTCCAGGGGATCTCCGACCTGATCGCGGTGCCGGGGCTGATCAACCTGGACTTCGCCGACGTGCGCACCATCATGATGAACACCGGCTCCGCCCTGATGGGCATCGGCGTCGGGCGGGGCGAGACCCGCGCCGTGGACGCCGCCCGCGCGGCCATCTCGAGCCCACTGCTGGAGGCCTCCATCGAAGGGGCCAAGGGGGTGCTGCTCAGCATCACCGGCGGCACCGACCTGGGCCTGTACGAGGTCAACGAGGCGGCGGAGATCATCGCCCAGGCGGCCGATCCCGACGCCAACATCATCTTCGGGGCGGTGATCGACGAGTCGCTGGAGGACGAGATCCGCGTGACGGTGATCGCCACGGGCTTCGATCCGAAGCCCGCGGCGCCGCCCGCCGAGCTGGACGACCTGCCCATCAAGCCGTTCACCGGGGACGACCTGGACATCCCCCACTTCCTGCGCCGACGGCCGCGCTCGGCGCGCTAG
- a CDS encoding cell division protein FtsQ/DivIB, whose translation MVPEGTSRWALEVRRRRLRARRLVAGAGVAALLLGLYLFMSSPYFVLDHLRIRGYQRLDPATVRELAGIPPGTLIWRVDPNAVARRLEAHPRVAGAVVRREWPRGLVIELRERATVAVLVDRDGPRWAELDAQGRILASGRGEPPRPAAPAAGGGWRAGAPPTEGGDGAGAGDGADAVPVLVWDAPSAGDARSAVPPIAWEPGRFVPDPLARAAAVAAALEAARLPEPVVRLVARPGGLLEVQLVSGIRVHWGRSDVAPSAKVRALTAVLAAVDRDAAARPAYIDVTDPDRPVLGPPAREGGGG comes from the coding sequence GTGGTTCCCGAGGGGACGAGCCGTTGGGCCCTGGAGGTGCGCCGGCGCCGGCTGCGGGCGCGGCGCCTGGTCGCGGGGGCGGGCGTGGCGGCGCTGCTCCTCGGCCTCTACCTGTTCATGAGCTCACCCTACTTCGTCCTGGACCACCTGCGCATCCGCGGCTACCAACGGCTGGATCCGGCCACCGTGCGGGAACTCGCCGGCATCCCTCCCGGCACGCTGATCTGGCGCGTCGACCCCAATGCCGTGGCTCGACGCCTGGAGGCCCATCCCCGCGTGGCGGGCGCCGTGGTCCGGAGGGAGTGGCCCCGCGGGCTCGTGATCGAGTTGCGGGAGCGGGCGACGGTGGCCGTGCTGGTCGACCGGGACGGCCCGCGGTGGGCGGAGTTGGATGCCCAGGGACGCATCCTCGCGTCGGGCCGGGGCGAGCCGCCGCGCCCGGCCGCGCCGGCGGCCGGGGGCGGCTGGCGGGCCGGCGCGCCGCCGACCGAGGGCGGCGACGGGGCCGGAGCCGGGGATGGCGCCGACGCCGTCCCGGTGCTGGTGTGGGACGCGCCCTCGGCGGGGGACGCCCGGAGCGCCGTGCCGCCGATCGCCTGGGAGCCGGGCCGGTTCGTCCCGGATCCCCTGGCGCGGGCGGCGGCGGTGGCGGCCGCCCTGGAGGCCGCCCGGTTGCCCGAGCCCGTGGTGCGCCTCGTGGCCCGGCCGGGGGGCCTGCTGGAGGTGCAGCTGGTCAGCGGGATCCGCGTCCACTGGGGTCGCTCGGACGTGGCGCCGTCCGCCAAGGTGCGGGCGCTGACCGCCGTGCTCGCCGCCGTGGACCGGGACGCGGCGGCGCGGCCGGCCTACATCGACGTGACGGACCCGGACCGGCCGGTCCTGGGGCCGCCGGCCCGGGAGGGCGGAGGGGGCTGA